A genomic window from Leptolyngbya sp. BL0902 includes:
- a CDS encoding adenylate/guanylate cyclase domain-containing protein: MNEPFPKSLSGTILIADCGLAASPDLIQMLSAEGFGVSCGPAVVDLSATLPLPDVIVLSVPSFTATEQQLCQAWKQRAETAFIPIVVLGADLSPAPRLMAFDSGVADYILFTLGVEEIVARLRVQVNTYALLRRLQRQTQRAIASGGPTQLLSDLQRALRRQAELLQAQNDKLHQEMKEREQAQEALRLEQQKSEQLLLNILPKAIVEKLKQLQGSLADRFDDVTILFADIVNFTPLAAQTSPLSLVNWLNQVFSEFDRLADRYQLEKIKTIGDAYMVVGGLPLPSQDHAEAVMEMALAMQIAAAGMARSDGQAFQLRIGINTGAVVAGVIGIKKFSYDLWGDAVNIASRMESQGQPGKIQVTEETYRRVKHLYHFEAAGRVLVKGRGYLKIYHYVGRR; the protein is encoded by the coding sequence ATGAACGAGCCTTTCCCCAAGAGTCTTTCAGGTACGATCCTGATCGCCGACTGCGGCCTTGCGGCCTCGCCAGATTTGATCCAAATGCTGTCGGCTGAGGGGTTTGGGGTGTCCTGTGGCCCTGCTGTGGTCGATCTATCGGCTACACTCCCCCTGCCCGATGTCATTGTTCTGTCGGTTCCGAGCTTTACGGCTACCGAACAGCAGCTTTGCCAAGCCTGGAAGCAGCGGGCCGAGACGGCTTTTATTCCCATCGTTGTTCTAGGGGCCGATCTATCGCCTGCCCCCAGACTCATGGCCTTTGACAGTGGCGTGGCCGACTACATCCTCTTCACGCTGGGGGTTGAGGAGATTGTGGCGCGACTGCGGGTGCAGGTGAATACCTACGCGCTGCTCCGCCGCCTACAGAGACAGACCCAGCGGGCTATTGCTTCCGGTGGGCCAACCCAGCTCCTCTCCGATCTTCAGCGGGCCTTGCGGCGGCAGGCAGAATTGCTTCAGGCCCAGAATGACAAACTGCACCAGGAAATGAAGGAGCGGGAACAGGCCCAGGAAGCCCTGCGCCTAGAGCAGCAAAAATCTGAACAACTCCTGCTCAACATTTTGCCGAAGGCCATTGTGGAAAAACTCAAGCAGCTCCAGGGTTCCCTGGCGGATCGCTTTGATGATGTGACCATCCTTTTTGCCGACATCGTCAACTTTACGCCCCTCGCCGCCCAAACCAGCCCCCTCAGCTTGGTCAACTGGCTCAACCAGGTCTTTTCTGAATTTGACCGACTGGCGGATCGCTACCAGCTCGAAAAAATCAAGACCATTGGCGATGCCTACATGGTGGTGGGGGGGCTGCCCCTGCCCAGCCAAGACCATGCCGAAGCCGTTATGGAGATGGCCCTAGCCATGCAAATCGCCGCCGCTGGCATGGCCCGCAGTGATGGCCAAGCCTTCCAGCTTCGGATTGGCATCAACACGGGGGCCGTGGTGGCTGGGGTGATTGGCATCAAAAAATTCAGCTACGACCTCTGGGGCGACGCGGTCAACATCGCCAGCCGCATGGAGTCTCAAGGCCAACCGGGCAAAATTCAGGTCACGGAGGAAACCTATCGGCGGGTTAAGCACCTCTACCACTTCGAGGCTGCCGGACGGGTGCTGGTCAAGGGCCGAGGCTATCTCAAAATCTATCACTACGTCGGACGACGCTGA
- a CDS encoding DUF4126 domain-containing protein codes for MLITEILAILSIAAATGLRVALPLLIIGLMSGEKLWGNVPLLSQLPPTLCIGVLVSWSAAELMLSKDSYKQRIFQIAELILSPGVAVLAAIAVARTLDLAPWITVITAVVGALLALVIQLLQVGWFYRPKRPPAWLFFVIDGLCVMLAFLTFDAPRKGGLIALLLLWLVIRTSYVWQNWSRRR; via the coding sequence GTGTTAATTACTGAAATTCTGGCGATTCTTTCCATTGCAGCAGCGACGGGGCTCCGAGTGGCCCTGCCGCTGCTGATCATTGGCCTGATGTCTGGGGAAAAACTGTGGGGTAACGTCCCCCTGCTGTCGCAGTTGCCCCCCACCCTCTGCATTGGGGTGTTGGTCAGTTGGTCGGCGGCGGAGTTAATGCTGTCGAAGGACAGCTATAAACAGCGCATTTTTCAAATTGCGGAGCTGATCCTGAGCCCTGGGGTGGCGGTTTTAGCGGCTATTGCCGTGGCGCGCACGTTGGATTTAGCTCCCTGGATCACCGTGATTACGGCGGTGGTGGGAGCACTTTTAGCCCTAGTGATTCAGCTCTTGCAGGTGGGTTGGTTCTATCGGCCCAAGCGGCCTCCAGCCTGGCTGTTTTTTGTCATTGATGGGCTGTGTGTCATGCTGGCCTTTCTCACCTTTGATGCCCCGCGCAAGGGTGGGTTGATTGCCCTGCTGCTGCTGTGGCTGGTGATTCGCACCTCCTACGTGTGGCAGAACTGGTCGCGACGACGCTAG
- the hrcA gene encoding heat-inducible transcriptional repressor HrcA: MDAAPPLTSRHEQVLQATVRHYIATAEPVGSRAIVQEYNLKVSPATVRNTMGRLEKYGLLYQPHTSAGRVPSDFGYRLYVDRLMQPAGSLGQKVDALLSEELGWAGWSLEALLKEATQILAQVSGYLALITVPQASAALIRHIQLVQVEAGQVLLLVLLDSLTTQSVVLKLPTEITSTLGDDAERRELDILSNFLTQHLRGRPLADVAGLDWSHLDLDFQRYGAMLEQAILDLAQRSQAPSTTQLLMSGLAEVLRQPEFAEAQRIQSIVRLLEEEQSQLWPLFFAPPAPASSSSNVRVWIGSENPIEPMQGCALVVSNYTKQDLSLGTVGVLGPTRMVYENAVAVVQATADYLSNALGQ; this comes from the coding sequence ATGGACGCCGCCCCTCCGCTAACCAGCCGCCACGAGCAGGTGCTCCAGGCTACGGTGCGCCACTACATTGCCACCGCCGAGCCCGTGGGGTCACGGGCCATCGTCCAGGAATATAACCTCAAGGTGAGCCCCGCCACCGTGAGGAACACCATGGGTCGCCTGGAGAAATACGGCCTCCTCTACCAGCCCCACACCTCAGCGGGGCGGGTGCCTTCGGATTTTGGCTATCGGCTCTACGTGGATCGCCTGATGCAGCCCGCCGGATCCTTGGGGCAAAAGGTGGACGCCCTGCTCTCGGAGGAACTGGGCTGGGCCGGATGGAGTCTGGAGGCCCTCCTGAAGGAAGCCACCCAAATTTTGGCTCAGGTGAGCGGCTATCTCGCCCTGATTACGGTGCCCCAGGCCAGCGCGGCCCTGATTCGCCATATCCAGTTGGTGCAGGTGGAGGCAGGCCAGGTACTCCTCCTGGTGCTGCTCGATTCCCTCACCACCCAATCCGTAGTGCTCAAGCTGCCCACGGAGATCACCTCTACCCTAGGCGACGATGCGGAACGGCGAGAACTCGATATTCTCTCCAACTTTTTGACCCAACACCTGCGCGGACGCCCCCTAGCCGATGTGGCGGGCCTAGACTGGAGCCACCTTGACCTCGACTTTCAGCGCTATGGAGCGATGCTGGAACAGGCCATCCTCGATTTAGCCCAGCGCTCCCAAGCCCCCAGCACCACCCAGCTTTTAATGAGTGGCCTCGCTGAGGTGCTGCGCCAGCCGGAATTTGCCGAAGCCCAGCGGATTCAGTCCATCGTGCGGCTGCTGGAGGAGGAGCAATCGCAACTGTGGCCGCTGTTCTTCGCACCGCCCGCCCCCGCCAGTTCGTCCTCCAATGTGCGGGTGTGGATTGGTTCAGAAAACCCCATTGAACCGATGCAGGGCTGCGCCTTGGTGGTCTCAAACTACACCAAGCAGGATTTATCCCTAGGCACGGTGGGCGTTTTGGGGCCAACTCGCATGGTCTACGAAAACGCCGTTGCCGTGGTGCAGGCTACCGCCGACTACCTCTCCAATGCCCTGGGTCAATAG
- a CDS encoding 2Fe-2S iron-sulfur cluster-binding protein, producing MVKTVRLEPIAQETSIETNSNLLSVLLNKELDVLKECGGRGMCATCHIYVQSGMEALTPINRREQRTLEVITSCKPNSRLACQSRVIGNGVVVELPPGMYVNSLQDIEALIGRRAEQDLLHPITGEVLVETGKLITRSVLKQLEDTASFKVGEFFTQSSDS from the coding sequence ATGGTTAAAACCGTTCGCCTAGAGCCCATTGCCCAAGAAACCTCCATCGAAACCAATAGCAACCTGCTCTCGGTGCTGCTAAATAAGGAGCTGGATGTCTTAAAGGAATGCGGTGGCCGAGGCATGTGCGCCACCTGCCACATCTATGTGCAGTCGGGCATGGAAGCCCTCACCCCCATCAACCGTCGCGAACAGCGCACCCTGGAGGTAATTACCTCCTGCAAGCCCAATTCTCGGTTGGCCTGTCAGTCCCGCGTGATTGGCAACGGTGTGGTGGTGGAGTTGCCGCCCGGTATGTACGTCAACTCCCTCCAAGACATTGAGGCGCTGATTGGGCGGCGGGCCGAGCAAGACCTCCTGCACCCCATTACCGGGGAAGTGCTGGTGGAGACGGGCAAGCTGATTACCCGATCTGTCCTCAAGCAACTGGAGGATACGGCCAGCTTCAAAGTGGGTGAGTTCTTCACCCAAAGCTCAGACTCCTAG
- a CDS encoding LysR family transcriptional regulator: MSDLPFTLDQLRILKAIAAEGSFKRAADSLYVSQPAVSLQVQNLERQLDVPLFDRGGRRAQLTEAGHLLLSYGDRILSLCQETCRAIEDLQNLQGGTLIIGASQTTGTYLLPRMIGMFRQKYADVAVQLHVHSTRRTSWSVANGQIDLAIIGGEVPPELQDSLERVPYAEDELALILPMHHPLASQEVIQREDLYKLHFIALDSQSTIRKVIDQVLTRCGIETRRLKIEMELNSIEAIKTAVQSGLGVAFVSNSAIEKELQMGVLHRAKIDSVVVNRTLSVIFNPNRYRSKAAAAFTEEILPQFTNLPLNFKAINADKNGSKSPALGELYANGSAASPPPSA; encoded by the coding sequence ATGTCTGACCTTCCTTTCACCCTCGACCAACTGCGTATCCTCAAAGCCATTGCGGCGGAGGGCAGTTTTAAGCGAGCGGCAGATAGCCTCTACGTGTCCCAGCCAGCGGTAAGTCTTCAGGTGCAGAACCTAGAGCGCCAGTTGGATGTGCCCCTGTTTGACCGAGGTGGTCGGCGGGCTCAGCTCACCGAGGCCGGACATTTGCTGCTCAGCTATGGTGATCGTATTCTTAGCCTATGCCAAGAAACTTGTCGGGCGATTGAAGATTTACAAAACCTACAAGGAGGCACCCTAATCATCGGGGCCAGCCAAACTACAGGCACCTACCTGCTGCCCCGGATGATCGGCATGTTTCGCCAAAAATATGCCGATGTGGCGGTACAGCTCCATGTCCATTCCACCCGCCGCACCTCTTGGAGTGTGGCCAATGGGCAAATTGATCTGGCGATTATTGGCGGCGAAGTTCCCCCTGAGCTCCAGGACTCCCTAGAACGGGTGCCCTACGCCGAGGATGAACTGGCCCTGATTCTGCCCATGCACCATCCCCTGGCCAGCCAAGAGGTGATCCAGCGGGAGGATCTCTATAAGCTGCACTTTATTGCGCTAGATTCTCAGTCCACCATCCGCAAGGTGATTGACCAGGTGCTCACCCGCTGCGGCATCGAGACCCGTCGTCTCAAAATTGAGATGGAGCTGAATTCTATTGAGGCGATTAAAACGGCGGTGCAGTCGGGTCTAGGAGTGGCCTTTGTGTCCAACTCCGCCATCGAAAAAGAGTTGCAGATGGGGGTTCTGCATCGGGCCAAAATTGACTCAGTGGTGGTAAACCGTACCCTGTCGGTGATTTTTAACCCCAACCGCTACCGTTCCAAAGCCGCCGCCGCCTTTACCGAGGAAATTCTGCCCCAGTTCACCAATCTGCCCCTCAACTTCAAGGCCATTAACGCCGATAAAAATGGCAGCAAATCCCCAGCTCTGGGCGAACTCTACGCTAACGGCAGCGCAGCTAGCCCTCCGCCCTCCGCCTAA
- a CDS encoding Crp/Fnr family transcriptional regulator: MLLSTHSDNPRPFLTWQRITDWAQDHYRSRSFNKDERIPTRAGLLYLVERGAVRLVGTSQLLSDAGADLEADGDDERGGGGLSLAGNEEAFLGFVGAGQPFEIVAQSPFSLQSFAHADNTTVIWLYWSDLDNWPHFRREVLDAFRYQHQRKLLWLSTLGQRRTIDRLLGFITLLIEEFGEPCESGYYLPWTLTHAQIGSAIGSTRVTVTRLMGKLRQHNLIHIYKDGLIAIPASQMSFRQEA; encoded by the coding sequence ATGCTGCTATCCACCCATTCCGACAACCCGCGCCCTTTTCTAACCTGGCAGCGCATTACTGACTGGGCCCAGGATCACTATCGATCCCGATCCTTCAACAAAGATGAGCGCATCCCAACCCGTGCAGGGCTCCTGTACCTAGTAGAGCGAGGGGCGGTGCGCTTGGTGGGTACTAGCCAGTTGTTGAGCGATGCCGGGGCTGACCTTGAGGCCGATGGTGACGATGAAAGGGGCGGCGGGGGCCTGAGCCTCGCTGGAAACGAAGAAGCGTTTCTGGGGTTTGTGGGGGCCGGACAGCCCTTTGAAATTGTGGCCCAGTCGCCCTTTAGCCTCCAGAGCTTTGCCCATGCCGATAACACCACCGTCATCTGGCTCTACTGGAGCGACCTCGACAACTGGCCCCACTTCCGCCGCGAAGTGCTCGATGCCTTCCGGTATCAACACCAGCGCAAACTGCTGTGGCTCAGCACCCTGGGACAGCGGCGCACCATTGATCGGCTGCTGGGCTTTATTACCCTGCTGATTGAAGAATTTGGCGAACCCTGCGAATCGGGCTACTACCTACCCTGGACGCTCACCCATGCCCAAATCGGCAGCGCCATCGGCTCCACCCGCGTCACCGTTACCCGGCTCATGGGCAAGCTGCGCCAGCACAACCTGATTCACATTTACAAAGACGGCCTGATTGCCATCCCAGCCAGCCAAATGAGCTTCCGCCAAGAAGCCTAG
- a CDS encoding glycosyl hydrolase family 57, translated as MTSATLPSTPIPPLQDGLPILSGWDAAIDAALASDAPVFLPHTNLALDDVSAGFAIALHMHQPTIPAGAKGELINHLQYMFEHPYEGDNHNAGPFAYCYARLGDFIPELVNQGCNPRVMLDYSGTLLWGFQHMGRQDILEKLRRLACNPTYQPYVEWLGTCWGHAVVPSTPIPDLKLHIRAWQHHFAAIFGLEALSRVRGFSPPEMHLPNHPDVLYAFVKTLKDCGYRWLLVQEHTVETPEGQGISQPHLPHRLVSRNAQGETADITVLIKTQGSDTKLVAQMQPYWEAKTLQPQTLGAATVPPLVTQISDGENGGVMMNEFPSAFMRSWHEMREQGGGRCGVVAFNGTEYLELLAAAGVDSSQFPVCQAVGQHRLWQKMGDQVGPEAMAAAIQELRTEDNRFSMEGGSWTNDRSWVQGYANIMGPMERLSTEFHRTMARQSSIPDGSEPLERQYRYRNALLHHLLLQTSCFRYWGQGAWTDYAQEIYQRGQAILTHDFPASIER; from the coding sequence ATGACCAGCGCCACGCTACCCTCAACGCCCATCCCGCCCCTTCAGGATGGACTGCCCATCCTTTCTGGCTGGGACGCCGCCATAGATGCCGCCTTGGCCTCGGATGCGCCCGTTTTTCTACCCCACACCAACCTTGCGCTGGATGACGTGTCTGCCGGGTTTGCCATTGCCCTGCACATGCACCAGCCCACGATTCCGGCGGGGGCCAAGGGAGAACTAATCAACCATCTGCAATACATGTTCGAGCACCCCTACGAGGGGGATAACCACAACGCAGGCCCCTTTGCCTACTGCTATGCCCGTCTAGGAGATTTCATTCCTGAACTGGTGAACCAAGGCTGTAACCCCAGGGTGATGCTGGACTATTCCGGCACGCTGCTGTGGGGCTTTCAGCACATGGGGCGGCAAGATATTTTGGAAAAACTGCGCCGTCTGGCCTGCAACCCAACCTATCAACCCTACGTGGAATGGTTAGGCACCTGCTGGGGCCATGCAGTGGTGCCCTCCACGCCGATCCCCGATCTAAAGCTGCATATTCGGGCTTGGCAACACCATTTTGCGGCGATTTTTGGCCTAGAAGCGCTCAGCCGAGTGCGGGGCTTTTCGCCGCCGGAGATGCACTTGCCCAACCATCCCGATGTGCTCTACGCCTTTGTGAAAACCCTGAAGGACTGCGGCTATCGCTGGCTGCTGGTGCAGGAACACACCGTGGAAACCCCCGAAGGCCAAGGCATCAGCCAGCCCCACCTGCCCCATCGCCTGGTCTCCCGCAATGCCCAGGGGGAAACGGCGGACATTACGGTCTTAATCAAAACCCAGGGCTCCGACACCAAGCTGGTAGCCCAAATGCAGCCCTATTGGGAAGCCAAAACGCTCCAGCCTCAGACCCTGGGTGCGGCCACTGTGCCGCCCTTGGTGACGCAAATTAGCGACGGCGAAAACGGCGGCGTGATGATGAACGAATTTCCTAGCGCCTTTATGCGGTCTTGGCACGAAATGCGGGAACAGGGCGGCGGGCGGTGCGGTGTTGTGGCTTTTAACGGGACAGAATACCTAGAACTGCTGGCGGCGGCAGGGGTAGATTCCAGCCAGTTCCCCGTCTGTCAGGCCGTGGGGCAACATCGGCTCTGGCAGAAAATGGGCGACCAAGTTGGCCCTGAAGCCATGGCCGCAGCGATTCAGGAACTCCGTACCGAAGATAACCGCTTTTCCATGGAGGGCGGATCTTGGACGAACGACCGCAGTTGGGTGCAGGGCTACGCAAACATCATGGGGCCGATGGAACGCCTCAGCACCGAGTTTCACCGCACCATGGCCCGCCAGTCGTCTATCCCCGACGGCAGCGAACCCCTAGAGCGTCAGTATCGCTACCGCAACGCTCTGCTGCACCATCTACTGCTGCAAACGAGCTGCTTTCGCTACTGGGGCCAAGGAGCCTGGACGGACTACGCCCAGGAAATCTACCAGCGTGGACAGGCTATCCTCACCCACGACTTCCCAGCCTCCATAGAACGATAG
- a CDS encoding Uma2 family endonuclease, with product MFALVSPESIKLPAGAVVRLPATWPEYQRLCDQRGDGTLPRLKYRPGEVLLMSPLPVHGRDANLIADIVKALLDHRNQDYDAFTPVTMTLPEISGLEPDYCFYIENWQAISGKTRIDWQQDPPPDLVIEVDVTSFSDVQDYVPFRVPEVWLYRHQQLMMYQFQDAGYHLITQSQFFPGVDLSAIITRCVQIAYDRNSSAAIRDLKQGLVGQP from the coding sequence ATGTTCGCTTTGGTTTCGCCCGAAAGCATTAAGTTGCCAGCGGGGGCGGTGGTGCGGTTGCCAGCCACTTGGCCGGAGTATCAACGCCTGTGCGATCAGCGGGGCGATGGCACCCTGCCACGCCTCAAATACCGTCCTGGAGAAGTGCTGCTGATGTCTCCCTTGCCTGTGCACGGGCGCGATGCCAACCTGATCGCCGATATCGTAAAAGCCCTGCTCGACCATCGGAACCAAGACTACGATGCCTTTACTCCGGTGACGATGACACTGCCAGAAATCAGCGGTCTAGAGCCGGACTACTGCTTTTACATCGAGAATTGGCAGGCCATATCGGGCAAAACCAGAATTGATTGGCAGCAGGATCCACCCCCGGATTTAGTCATTGAAGTGGACGTGACCAGCTTTTCGGACGTGCAGGATTATGTGCCCTTTCGGGTGCCGGAAGTCTGGCTCTACAGGCATCAGCAACTTATGATGTATCAGTTTCAGGACGCGGGCTATCACCTCATTACCCAAAGCCAGTTCTTTCCAGGGGTGGACTTGTCTGCGATCATCACCCGCTGTGTTCAGATCGCCTACGACCGCAACTCCAGTGCCGCCATTCGTGACCTCAAGCAGGGGTTGGTGGGGCAGCCCTAG
- the glgB gene encoding 1,4-alpha-glucan branching enzyme yields the protein MAVTVDPGQIDRIVWNQHHDPFEVLGPHMVQQDGQTVWAVRAYLPQAEKAWVVLPEEHKEVPMESFHNPHFFECVLEVQDLANYQLKYIIDGHVHVIYDPYAFKTRSITDFDIHLFGEGNHHRIYEKLGAHYTEVEGVTGVYFAVWAPNARNVSVLGDFNYWDGRKHQMRRLSNGIWDLFIPGLDVGTHYKYEIKNYDGHIYEKSDPYGFQQETRPKTASIVTDLDSYAWQDDAWMEKRRQTDPLTQPVSIYEVHLGSWLHESSATPALLPDGTPEPVVTVAELKPGARFLTYRELAARLIPYVKELGFTHIELLPVAEHPFDGSWGYQVTGYYAVTSRYGTPEDFMYFVDQCHANGIGVIVDWVPGHFPKDGHGLAFFDGTHLYEHADPRKGEHKEWGTLVFNYGRNEVRNFLVANAIFWFEKYHIDGIRVDAVASMLYLNYFRKDGEWVANEYGGHEHIEAADFLRQVNHLLFTYFPGVLSIAEESTAWPMVSWPTYVGGLGFNLKWNMGWMHDMLDYFNMDPWFRQFHQNNVTFSIWYAFTENFMLALSHDEVVHGKSNMLGKMPGDEWQKFANLRCLYTYMFTHPGKKTLFMSMEFGQWSEWNVWGDLEWHLLQYEPHQNLKQFMAKLNEFYRSEPALFTQDFDQAGFEWIDCSDNRHSVVSFLRRDKGTGDFVVVVCNFTPQPHSHYRIGVPEKGYYKELFNSDARDFGGSNMGNLGGKWSDDWAFHNRPFSLDLTLPPLGVIVLKLDKEETQKALAGTQE from the coding sequence ATGGCTGTAACCGTTGATCCTGGGCAAATTGACCGCATCGTCTGGAACCAGCACCACGACCCCTTCGAGGTACTAGGCCCCCACATGGTGCAGCAGGACGGCCAAACCGTCTGGGCTGTGCGAGCCTACCTGCCCCAGGCCGAGAAGGCTTGGGTGGTGCTGCCGGAGGAGCACAAGGAAGTGCCCATGGAGAGCTTCCACAATCCCCACTTCTTTGAGTGCGTTTTGGAAGTGCAGGATTTGGCCAACTACCAGCTCAAATACATCATTGATGGCCATGTCCACGTCATCTATGACCCCTACGCCTTCAAAACCCGCTCCATCACCGACTTTGACATTCACCTGTTCGGTGAGGGCAACCACCACCGCATCTACGAAAAACTCGGTGCCCACTATACTGAGGTCGAGGGCGTTACCGGGGTGTACTTTGCCGTGTGGGCACCCAACGCCCGCAATGTCTCGGTCTTAGGGGATTTCAACTATTGGGATGGCCGCAAACACCAGATGCGCCGCCTGTCGAACGGCATCTGGGATTTGTTCATCCCAGGTTTGGATGTGGGCACCCACTATAAATACGAAATCAAAAACTACGATGGCCACATCTACGAGAAGTCTGACCCCTACGGCTTCCAGCAGGAAACTCGGCCCAAAACCGCCTCCATCGTCACCGACCTCGACAGCTATGCTTGGCAGGATGACGCGTGGATGGAGAAGCGGCGTCAGACCGATCCGCTAACTCAGCCTGTTTCCATTTACGAAGTTCACCTCGGTTCTTGGCTGCACGAGTCCTCCGCGACTCCGGCCCTGTTGCCCGATGGCACCCCCGAACCCGTTGTCACCGTGGCAGAACTGAAGCCCGGTGCACGGTTTTTGACCTACCGAGAACTGGCGGCGCGGCTGATTCCCTACGTGAAGGAGCTGGGCTTTACCCACATCGAGCTACTGCCCGTCGCCGAGCACCCCTTCGATGGCTCCTGGGGCTACCAGGTGACGGGCTACTACGCGGTGACGTCTCGCTACGGCACTCCAGAAGACTTCATGTATTTTGTGGATCAGTGCCACGCTAACGGCATTGGGGTGATTGTGGACTGGGTTCCTGGCCATTTCCCCAAGGACGGCCACGGGCTGGCCTTCTTCGACGGCACCCACCTCTACGAACACGCCGACCCCCGCAAGGGCGAACACAAGGAATGGGGCACCCTAGTGTTCAACTATGGCCGCAACGAGGTACGCAACTTCCTGGTGGCCAACGCCATCTTTTGGTTCGAGAAGTACCACATCGACGGAATTCGGGTGGATGCGGTGGCCTCCATGCTCTACCTCAACTACTTCCGTAAGGATGGCGAGTGGGTGGCCAACGAGTACGGCGGCCATGAGCACATCGAAGCGGCGGACTTTTTGCGTCAGGTGAACCATCTGCTGTTTACCTACTTCCCCGGCGTGTTGTCCATTGCTGAAGAATCCACCGCTTGGCCGATGGTGTCTTGGCCCACCTACGTCGGTGGTCTGGGCTTCAACCTGAAGTGGAACATGGGCTGGATGCACGACATGTTGGACTACTTCAACATGGATCCGTGGTTCCGGCAGTTCCACCAAAACAACGTCACCTTCAGCATTTGGTACGCCTTCACCGAAAACTTTATGCTGGCCCTGTCCCACGATGAGGTCGTCCACGGCAAGAGCAATATGCTCGGCAAAATGCCCGGTGACGAATGGCAGAAGTTCGCCAACCTGCGCTGCCTCTACACCTACATGTTCACCCATCCCGGCAAAAAGACGCTCTTTATGAGCATGGAATTTGGCCAGTGGAGCGAGTGGAACGTGTGGGGCGATCTGGAGTGGCACCTGCTGCAATACGAGCCGCACCAAAACCTGAAGCAGTTCATGGCCAAGCTGAACGAGTTCTACCGCAGCGAACCCGCCCTGTTTACCCAAGACTTCGACCAGGCTGGGTTTGAGTGGATTGATTGCAGCGACAACCGCCACAGCGTGGTGTCCTTCCTGCGGCGCGACAAGGGCACGGGCGACTTTGTGGTGGTGGTGTGCAACTTCACCCCCCAACCCCACAGCCACTACCGCATCGGCGTTCCCGAAAAGGGCTACTACAAAGAACTCTTCAACAGCGACGCCCGCGACTTTGGCGGCAGCAACATGGGCAACCTCGGCGGCAAATGGTCGGACGACTGGGCCTTCCACAACCGCCCCTTCTCCCTCGATCTCACCCTGCCCCCGCTGGGCGTGATTGTGCTGAAGCTAGACAAAGAAGAAACCCAAAAAGCCCTGGCCGGAACCCAAGAGTAG
- a CDS encoding PPC domain-containing protein produces MASLRPLGSFITLMALTAGLGIGVASLPAQAQPAIIETGGTIVPAESVHTFEGQAGQVVTITLESEDFDPVLTLQNAAGEEIAFNDDFGGSLNSRIVAELPASGTYRVVARSYSGNGGDFSLTVRLATEFEMALAKADSLTNEGRYSDAIAAYTAAIALDPNQAISYLGRAQATLSQVYMDQGETMEGPEDIPAAARQSMITDFETAADLLEADGDINWAMSLREQAAFLQGGGEGN; encoded by the coding sequence ATGGCTTCGCTGCGACCCCTTGGCTCATTTATCACCCTCATGGCCTTAACCGCAGGTCTGGGTATAGGAGTGGCCTCGTTGCCAGCCCAGGCCCAGCCAGCCATCATCGAAACTGGGGGCACCATTGTTCCGGCAGAATCGGTACATACCTTTGAAGGCCAAGCAGGGCAGGTTGTCACTATCACCCTAGAAAGCGAAGACTTTGATCCGGTGCTCACGCTGCAAAATGCGGCTGGCGAAGAAATTGCCTTCAACGATGACTTTGGTGGTAGCCTCAACTCCCGCATTGTGGCCGAGCTTCCCGCCAGCGGCACCTATCGGGTTGTGGCTCGTTCCTATTCGGGCAACGGCGGCGATTTTAGCCTCACGGTACGGCTCGCCACCGAGTTTGAGATGGCCCTAGCCAAGGCCGACTCCCTCACCAATGAAGGACGCTACAGCGACGCCATTGCCGCCTATACCGCCGCCATTGCCCTCGACCCGAACCAGGCCATCAGCTATCTAGGCCGCGCCCAAGCCACCCTAAGCCAGGTTTACATGGATCAAGGCGAGACCATGGAAGGCCCAGAGGACATTCCCGCCGCCGCCCGCCAATCTATGATCACAGACTTCGAGACAGCCGCCGATTTGCTGGAAGCGGACGGCGATATCAACTGGGCGATGTCCCTTCGGGAACAGGCAGCATTCCTCCAGGGTGGGGGGGAGGGGAATTAA